Within Actinomycetota bacterium, the genomic segment TGTCGCTGATTCACCAGGCAAAGTCAGCAGAATAAAATCATCTCTGTTTATCATCATCTTGAAAGCAACTTTTATATAATCAAATGTCTTGAAATTAGATTTTGTATCTTCATTAAGTATTTTAAGTATATCAGGAATCTGGGGAATTATTGAAAAATTTGCTTTTTGTCTGAATAATTCTGCAAGAAGATACTTCTGTCTGTCCATCCTGTCGAAATCACCCTTTGCGGTTGCACGGCATCTTGAAAATGCAAGTGCCTGTTCACCTGTGAAATTATGAGTACCAGGATCAAAATCAGAGCCGGACTTGTCATCATGAAGGGGTTCGGCTACAGTAATAGTTACTCCCCCCAAAGCGTCCACCAGTTTTATGAATGCAGAAAAGTTAGCAAGCATGACTTTATCTATTTTTATATCTGTGAGTTCATAAATCTCATCCACAACCATATTGACGCCTCCATAGACATAAGCTGCATTTATCTTATTTATCCCGTGACCTTCAAGCTCTACTCTGGTATCGCGCGGGATGGAAATAAGGGCATTTTTACCATTGTTCCCTATATGCATTATTATCATCGTGTCTGTTCTGCCCTCAAATTTATTTTCGTTTTCTCGTTCATCAATCCCGAGAAAAAGGTAGTCAATTCCATTATCCTTATATGACGCAAGTTCTTCACTGTAATTGATTTTTACAGAATCATCACTGGCGATTTTCCTGTCATTGCTTCCTATAAAATAGAATATGATAACCGCTGCAATGACTATAATTATCATAAAAAAAATAAAGCAACCTCTTGCTTTTCTCATTTTTGCTACTCCCTTTTGAATATGTTTATTTTAAGAGTTTCAAGAGTAAAAATCCTAAAATGCCTGTCCGGTATTTGAAAGATAATATAAAGTATGCAAAAGTTTTTCAATCGGATCATTGGTCTGAATATTGACATGCGGAGGTGCTTCTATCGGTACTGATGTATAATTAATTATTACTTTAATGCCGGATTTCACAAGCAGATCGGTTACCTTTTGAGCTGAGCTCTGACTTACTGCAAGAATTGCAACTCTTATATTGTTTTCATTGATAACATCCTGC encodes:
- a CDS encoding LCP family protein; translated protein: MRKARGCFIFFMIIIVIAAVIIFYFIGSNDRKIASDDSVKINYSEELASYKDNGIDYLFLGIDERENENKFEGRTDTMIIMHIGNNGKNALISIPRDTRVELEGHGINKINAAYVYGGVNMVVDEIYELTDIKIDKVMLANFSAFIKLVDALGGVTITVAEPLHDDKSGSDFDPGTHNFTGEQALAFSRCRATAKGDFDRMDRQKYLLAELFRQKANFSIIPQIPDILKILNEDTKSNFKTFDYIKVAFKMMINRDDFILLTLPGESATIDNVSYVIVDPDEAKIFLNENLG